One genomic window of Microbacterium testaceum StLB037 includes the following:
- a CDS encoding ABC-F family ATP-binding cassette domain-containing protein, with amino-acid sequence MGYLDLTAVSFTLPDGRPLLDEVTFRVGEGVTTALVGPNGAGKSTLLRIVRGEEKAHGGAIAIGGSLGVMDQFIGHGKADETVHDLLVSVSPTRIRRAALELEASENALIEEDDLDTQMRYAAALADYADAGGYDHETVWDTCTIAALGVPYERARFRELATLSGGEQKRLALESLLRGPDDVLLLDEPDNYLDVPGKRWLEDQLRATSKTVLLVSHDRELLARAADRIVTLETGGAGSTAWVHGGCFATYAAAREDRMARLDELRRRWDEEHAKLRALVARMKVAAAANDGFASRYQAAVTRLTKFETAGPPQERPPEQDLQLRLQGARTGKRAVVAERLELTGLMRPFDLEVWFGDRVAVLGSNGSGKSHFLRLLAGGGSDPDALLGHVTTVGAGLDRVPHTGRAILGARVVPGWFAQTHRHPEFVGRTLLDLLHRGDDNRRGMPRDAASSALDRYGLVAQAEQPFDTLSGGQQARFQVLLLELSGTTLLLLDEPTDNLDLASAEALEEALARFEGTVLAVTHDRWFARSFDRFLVFGADGRVYESSEPVWDEKRVVRAR; translated from the coding sequence ATGGGCTACCTCGACCTCACCGCCGTCTCCTTCACCCTGCCCGACGGGCGACCTCTCCTCGACGAGGTGACGTTCCGCGTGGGGGAGGGCGTGACGACGGCGCTCGTCGGCCCGAACGGGGCGGGAAAGTCCACACTGCTTCGCATCGTGCGCGGCGAGGAGAAGGCTCACGGCGGGGCGATCGCGATCGGCGGCTCTCTCGGGGTGATGGACCAGTTCATCGGCCACGGAAAAGCGGACGAAACCGTGCACGACCTCCTCGTCTCGGTGTCGCCCACGCGTATCCGCCGCGCGGCGCTCGAGCTCGAGGCATCCGAGAACGCCCTCATCGAAGAGGACGATCTGGACACTCAGATGCGGTACGCGGCGGCGCTCGCCGACTACGCCGACGCGGGCGGGTACGATCACGAGACGGTCTGGGACACGTGCACGATCGCGGCGCTCGGCGTCCCGTACGAGCGTGCGCGATTCCGGGAGCTCGCCACGCTGTCGGGCGGGGAGCAGAAGAGGCTGGCCCTCGAGTCCCTTCTGCGCGGTCCCGACGACGTCCTGCTGCTCGACGAGCCCGACAACTACCTCGACGTTCCCGGCAAGCGTTGGCTCGAGGATCAGTTGCGGGCCACGTCGAAGACCGTCCTCCTCGTCTCGCACGATCGGGAACTCCTCGCGCGCGCGGCCGACCGCATCGTCACCCTCGAGACGGGTGGCGCGGGGAGCACGGCGTGGGTGCACGGAGGGTGCTTCGCCACGTACGCCGCGGCGCGCGAGGACCGGATGGCCCGGCTCGACGAGTTGCGCCGCCGATGGGACGAGGAACACGCGAAGCTGCGGGCGCTCGTCGCGCGTATGAAGGTCGCCGCCGCCGCCAACGACGGTTTCGCCTCCCGTTATCAAGCCGCGGTCACGCGGCTCACGAAGTTCGAGACCGCCGGTCCGCCGCAGGAGCGGCCGCCCGAGCAAGACCTGCAGCTGCGTCTTCAGGGTGCGCGGACGGGCAAGCGTGCCGTGGTCGCCGAGCGGCTGGAGCTGACCGGGCTGATGAGGCCGTTCGACCTGGAGGTGTGGTTCGGCGACCGCGTGGCGGTCCTCGGCTCCAACGGCTCGGGGAAGTCGCATTTCCTGCGGCTGCTGGCCGGGGGCGGCTCCGACCCGGACGCGCTCCTGGGGCATGTGACCACCGTCGGCGCCGGACTCGACCGCGTCCCGCACACCGGACGCGCGATCCTCGGCGCGCGCGTCGTGCCGGGGTGGTTCGCCCAGACCCATCGGCATCCGGAGTTCGTCGGACGCACGCTTCTCGACCTGCTCCATCGCGGCGACGACAACAGACGGGGGATGCCACGGGATGCCGCGAGCTCGGCGCTCGACCGCTACGGCCTCGTCGCGCAGGCGGAGCAGCCGTTCGACACGCTGAGCGGCGGGCAGCAGGCGCGGTTCCAGGTGCTCCTCCTCGAGCTGTCGGGGACGACGCTGCTGCTCCTCGACGAACCGACGGACAACCTCGACCTCGCGTCCGCCGAAGCCCTCGAAGAGGCCCTCGCGCGGTTCGAGGGGACCGTGCTCGCCGTGACGCACGACCGCTGGTTCGCCCGCTCCTTCGATCGGTTCCTCGTCTTCGGGGCGGACGGTCGGGTGTACGAGTCCTCCGAGCCGGTCTGGGATGAGAAGCGCGTGGTGCGAGCGCGCTGA